The following are from one region of the Flavobacteriaceae bacterium UJ101 genome:
- the phnP gene encoding phosphoribosyl 1,2-cyclic phosphate phosphodiesterase (Catalyzes the transfer of endogenously produced octanoic acid from octanoyl-acyl-carrier-protein onto the lipoyl domains of lipoate-dependent enzymes. Lipoyl-ACP can also act as a substrate although octanoyl-ACP is likely to be the physiological substrate; In the C-terminal sectio; belongs to the LipB family; Contains 1 BPL/LPL catalytic domain.; KEGG: amu:Amuc_0878 phosphoribosyl 1,2-cyclic phosphate phosphodiesterase), with amino-acid sequence MSNSGLEITFLGTASSLGSPVIGFDHPVCHSKNPKDKRLRSSILLKKYDKTFVIDCSPDFREQMLRSQCTSLNAILFTHEHADHTAGLDDIRPFNFLMKKDIPLYGEKRTLESIQKRFDYCFMEPKYPGAPGLEVHLINNRPFEVENISIQPIRIMHGDLPILGFRIDDFAYITDAGFIDPIELEKLKHLDVLVINALRKRIPHHSQFTLEQALEVIQKVNPKKTYITHISPVLGFHDEVEQELPKNVFLAYDGLMIKA; translated from the coding sequence ATGTCAAACTCAGGACTTGAAATTACTTTTTTAGGAACTGCTTCTTCTTTAGGGTCTCCTGTTATTGGGTTTGACCATCCTGTTTGTCATTCTAAAAATCCCAAAGATAAGCGTTTACGAAGTTCTATCTTACTTAAAAAATATGATAAAACTTTTGTTATTGACTGTAGCCCTGATTTCAGGGAACAAATGCTTCGTTCTCAATGCACTTCTTTAAATGCTATTCTTTTTACTCATGAACATGCTGATCATACTGCTGGGCTGGATGATATTCGTCCTTTTAATTTTTTAATGAAAAAGGATATTCCTCTTTATGGTGAAAAACGAACTTTAGAATCCATTCAAAAGCGTTTTGACTATTGCTTTATGGAACCTAAATACCCTGGTGCTCCTGGATTAGAAGTTCATTTAATTAATAATCGCCCCTTTGAAGTTGAAAACATTTCAATTCAACCTATTCGAATTATGCATGGTGATCTGCCTATTTTAGGTTTTCGAATAGATGATTTTGCGTATATAACAGATGCAGGATTTATTGATCCCATCGAATTAGAAAAGCTAAAACATTTAGATGTATTGGTTATTAATGCTTTAAGAAAAAGAATCCCACATCACTCTCAATTTACATTAGAACAGGCACTAGAAGTTATCCAAAAGGTAAATCCTAAAAAGACCTATATAACACATATTAGTCCTGTACTCGGCTTTCATGATGAAGTAGAACAAGAATTACCCAAAAATGTATTCTTAGCCTACGATGGACTTATGATTAAAGCGTAA
- the maeB gene encoding malate dehydrogenase (oxaloacetate-decarboxylating) (NADP(+)) (In the N-terminal sectio; belongs to the malic enzymes family; In the C-terminal sectio; belongs to the phosphate acetyltransferase and butyryltransferase family.; KEGG: elb:VO54_03210 malate dehydrogenase (oxaloacetate-decarboxylating)(NADP+)) has translation MMSNKNQNKLKLEALKYHEKGKPGKIEVIPTKPHATQRDLSLAYSPGVAEPCLAIEANPEEVYRYTSKGNMVAVISNGTAVLGLGDIGALASKPVMEGKGLLFKIFADIDVFDIEIDEKDPEKFIETVKRIAPTFGGINLEDIKAPEAFEIEKRLKEELDIPVMHDDQHGTAIISAAALLNALEVTGKDISKVQIVVNGAGAAAISCTRLYVALGAKKENILMCDSKGVISTSREGLNEQKLEFAVDTDKVSLEDAVKNADVFVGLSIGNVLTPDMLNTMSKDPIVFAMANPTPEIDYNLAIETRDDVIMATGRSDYPNQVNNVLGFPFIFRGALDVRATSINEEMKLAAVRAIADLAKEPVPDQVLLAYGKKNMVFGKDYIIPKPFDNRIIAKVSPAVAKAAIESGVAKQPITDWETYEEQLLDRMGSGSKAIRMLQNRARLNPKKVVLSNGDELSVVKAAQIVKEEGIAEPILLGSHARITQLMEENDIELDVEIINPKHTMFDQKVEEYAQDLWKKRKRKGLNLHDATRMMTNRDYFGSMMVEKGEADAFVTGYTRELTQSLKPVLEVIGKREDVEKVSSVMMILTKRGPLFLTDMAVIKDPSAKELVNIALQTSRVVKLFGVKPKIAMLSYTNFSSKGDSRKVAEAVKYLHENYPELEVDGEMQADIALNPIRMQNEYPFSKLKDRANVLVFPDMNSAALSYTLLRGITDVETLGPALMGIKKPAHVMLKQASVDEIVNLITLSVIDAQMQEK, from the coding sequence ATGATGTCGAATAAGAATCAAAATAAATTAAAATTAGAAGCCTTAAAATACCATGAAAAGGGTAAACCAGGTAAAATAGAAGTTATTCCAACAAAACCACATGCTACACAACGTGATCTTTCCTTAGCGTATTCTCCAGGAGTAGCTGAACCATGTTTAGCTATTGAAGCAAATCCAGAAGAAGTTTATCGATATACATCAAAAGGAAATATGGTAGCGGTAATTTCGAATGGAACAGCGGTTTTAGGACTAGGAGATATTGGTGCTTTAGCATCAAAACCGGTTATGGAAGGGAAAGGATTACTTTTTAAAATCTTTGCTGATATTGATGTGTTTGATATTGAAATAGATGAAAAAGATCCTGAAAAATTTATTGAAACGGTAAAAAGAATTGCTCCTACTTTTGGAGGAATCAATTTAGAAGATATAAAAGCTCCCGAAGCCTTTGAAATTGAAAAACGTTTAAAAGAAGAACTGGATATTCCCGTGATGCATGATGATCAACATGGTACGGCTATTATTTCAGCAGCAGCATTATTAAATGCCTTAGAAGTAACAGGAAAGGATATTTCAAAAGTACAAATTGTAGTAAACGGAGCTGGAGCAGCAGCAATTTCTTGTACAAGATTATACGTAGCACTTGGGGCTAAAAAAGAGAATATTTTAATGTGTGATTCTAAAGGGGTGATTTCAACTTCAAGAGAAGGATTGAATGAACAAAAATTAGAATTCGCTGTTGATACAGATAAAGTTAGTTTAGAAGATGCTGTAAAAAATGCAGATGTGTTTGTAGGATTATCAATTGGAAATGTTTTAACACCTGATATGTTAAACACAATGAGTAAAGATCCTATTGTTTTTGCAATGGCAAATCCTACTCCTGAAATAGATTACAATTTAGCTATAGAAACGCGTGATGATGTTATTATGGCAACAGGGCGTTCAGATTATCCTAACCAAGTAAATAATGTATTAGGATTTCCGTTTATTTTTAGAGGAGCTTTAGATGTTCGTGCAACATCGATTAATGAAGAAATGAAATTGGCTGCAGTTCGAGCAATTGCTGATTTAGCAAAAGAACCTGTTCCAGATCAAGTATTATTGGCCTATGGAAAGAAAAATATGGTTTTTGGAAAAGATTATATTATTCCAAAACCTTTTGATAACCGAATTATTGCAAAAGTTTCACCTGCAGTAGCAAAAGCAGCTATTGAGAGTGGTGTTGCCAAGCAACCAATAACTGATTGGGAAACTTATGAAGAGCAATTGCTTGATAGAATGGGATCAGGTAGTAAAGCCATTCGTATGTTGCAAAACAGAGCACGATTAAATCCTAAGAAAGTAGTTTTAAGTAATGGAGATGAATTAAGTGTTGTTAAAGCTGCCCAAATAGTTAAAGAAGAAGGGATTGCAGAGCCTATTTTATTAGGAAGTCATGCTCGTATTACCCAATTAATGGAAGAAAATGATATTGAATTGGATGTTGAAATAATCAATCCCAAACATACCATGTTTGACCAAAAAGTTGAAGAGTATGCACAAGATTTATGGAAAAAGCGAAAGCGAAAAGGACTAAACTTGCATGATGCAACTCGTATGATGACAAATCGAGATTATTTTGGATCTATGATGGTAGAAAAAGGTGAAGCTGATGCTTTTGTAACAGGATATACCCGTGAATTAACACAGTCATTAAAACCGGTTTTAGAAGTTATAGGAAAAAGAGAAGATGTTGAAAAAGTATCTTCTGTTATGATGATTTTAACGAAAAGAGGGCCACTATTTTTAACTGATATGGCTGTTATAAAAGATCCTTCTGCTAAAGAATTGGTTAATATAGCATTACAAACTTCAAGAGTGGTTAAATTATTTGGAGTAAAACCCAAAATAGCAATGTTGTCGTATACCAATTTTTCTTCAAAAGGAGATTCTAGAAAAGTAGCAGAAGCCGTAAAATACCTTCATGAAAATTATCCTGAATTAGAAGTAGATGGTGAAATGCAAGCAGATATAGCATTGAATCCTATACGAATGCAAAACGAATATCCTTTTTCTAAACTAAAGGATCGTGCTAATGTGTTAGTATTTCCAGATATGAATTCAGCAGCATTATCGTATACCTTATTAAGAGGGATAACAGATGTAGAGACATTAGGTCCTGCTTTAATGGGGATTAAGAAACCTGCGCACGTAATGTTAAAACAGGCGTCTGTAGATGAAATTGTTAATTTAATTACATTATCCGTAATTGATGCTCAGATGCAAGAAAAATAA
- a CDS encoding putative transcriptional regulator ycf27 (Probable promoter-specific protein mediating the interaction between DNA and RNA polymerase. Contains 1 OmpR/PhoB-type DNA-binding domain; Contains 1 response regulatory domain.): MSEKKRLLLVEDDPSFGTVLRDYLALNDYDVIHALDGEEGLEKYRKNTFDICILDVMMPKKDGFSLAKDIKGINPDTPIIFLTAKSLKEDVLKGYQVGADDYVLKPFDSEVLLYKINAVLQRKGSSVIEKDYSQEEFIVGAFEFNSKLRSLKINGEQHKLSPKENELLKLLCLYKDDLMPRELALTRIWHDDNYFTSRSMDVYIAKLRKYLKPDTSIEIENIHGEGFRLTILE; this comes from the coding sequence ATGTCGGAAAAGAAAAGACTATTACTGGTTGAAGATGATCCAAGTTTTGGAACAGTTTTGAGAGATTATCTAGCTCTAAACGATTATGATGTTATTCATGCATTAGATGGAGAGGAAGGGTTAGAAAAGTATAGAAAAAATACATTTGATATTTGTATTCTAGATGTTATGATGCCTAAAAAAGATGGTTTTTCATTAGCTAAAGATATTAAAGGAATTAATCCAGATACCCCTATTATATTTTTAACAGCAAAATCGTTAAAAGAAGATGTCTTAAAAGGTTATCAAGTAGGAGCAGATGATTATGTCTTAAAACCCTTCGATTCAGAAGTGTTACTATATAAAATCAATGCAGTTCTTCAACGTAAAGGATCTAGTGTAATAGAAAAAGATTATTCTCAAGAAGAATTTATTGTTGGAGCATTTGAATTTAATTCTAAATTAAGATCGCTAAAAATAAACGGAGAACAACATAAACTATCTCCTAAAGAAAACGAATTATTAAAGCTTTTGTGTTTATATAAAGATGATTTAATGCCAAGAGAATTAGCGCTAACACGCATTTGGCATGATGATAATTACTTTACTTCAAGAAGTATGGATGTTTATATAGCAAAGCTTCGTAAATACCTTAAGCCTGATACTTCAATAGAAATTGAAAATATACACGGTGAAGGTTTTAGATTGACTATTTTAGAATAA
- the thiL gene encoding thiamine-phosphate kinase (Catalyzes the ATP-dependent phosphorylation of thiamine- monophosphate (TMP) to form thiamine-pyrophosphate (TPP), the active form of vitamin B1; Belongs to the thiamine-monophosphate kinase family.; KEGG: fjo:Fjoh_0791 thiamine-monophosphate kinase): MLEDKNTNRTPLSTFGEFGLIKHLTQHIKIQNPSTIKGIGDDAAVLDFKDEKTVVSTDFLVEGIHFSLAYTPLKHLGYKAVMVNLSDICAMNATPTQITVSIAMSNRFPVEALEELYDGIITACNTYQVDFVGGDTTSSNAGLIISITAIGKAKEEELTYRSGAKENDLIVVTGDLGAAFLGLKVLERENEVFKVNPNLQPDLDQYTYLIQRQLRPEARADVKTILKELDVKPTAMIDISDGLSSDLLHLCDQSDVGCSIYEEKIPLDPAVMTTCEEFKINTTTIALSGGEDYELLFTIPLESHEKIKNNPHFTIIGHITDKPSGRNMIGVGNQTQIPLIAQGWDALLKKEENKS, encoded by the coding sequence ATGCTAGAAGATAAAAATACAAATAGAACACCACTGAGTACATTTGGAGAATTTGGATTAATTAAACACCTTACCCAACATATAAAAATTCAGAATCCTTCCACAATTAAAGGAATTGGAGATGATGCGGCTGTGCTTGATTTTAAAGATGAAAAGACGGTTGTTTCTACCGATTTTTTGGTAGAAGGAATTCATTTTAGTCTGGCATATACACCTTTAAAGCATTTAGGATATAAAGCTGTAATGGTTAATTTGAGTGACATTTGTGCGATGAATGCAACACCTACTCAAATTACGGTGTCTATAGCAATGTCTAATCGTTTTCCAGTAGAAGCTTTAGAAGAATTATATGATGGAATTATAACAGCATGTAATACCTATCAAGTAGATTTTGTAGGGGGTGATACTACTTCGTCTAATGCAGGGTTGATTATTTCTATTACGGCAATTGGGAAAGCAAAAGAAGAGGAGTTAACCTATCGTAGCGGAGCTAAAGAAAATGACTTAATTGTTGTAACAGGTGATTTAGGAGCTGCTTTTTTAGGACTTAAAGTATTAGAACGAGAAAATGAGGTTTTTAAAGTGAATCCTAATTTACAACCTGATTTAGATCAATATACTTATTTAATTCAACGTCAGTTGAGACCTGAAGCACGAGCAGATGTTAAAACTATTTTGAAAGAATTAGATGTAAAACCTACTGCTATGATTGATATTTCAGATGGACTGTCATCCGATTTATTGCACCTTTGTGATCAAAGTGATGTAGGTTGTTCTATTTATGAAGAAAAAATTCCTTTAGATCCTGCTGTAATGACTACTTGTGAGGAGTTTAAAATTAATACAACAACCATTGCTTTAAGTGGAGGTGAAGATTATGAGTTATTATTTACGATTCCTTTAGAGTCTCATGAAAAAATTAAAAATAATCCTCATTTTACTATTATTGGTCACATTACAGATAAACCATCTGGGCGAAATATGATAGGAGTAGGAAATCAAACACAAATTCCATTAATAGCACAAGGTTGGGATGCTTTATTGAAAAAAGAAGAAAATAAATCGTAA
- the ltaE gene encoding L-threonine aldolase (Catalyzes the cleavage of L-allo-threonine and L- threonine to glycine and acetaldehyde. L-threo-phenylserine and L- erythro-phenylserine are also good substrates (By similarity); Belongs to the threonine aldolase family.; KEGG: ype:YPO1357 threonine aldolase), with translation MKVNLISDTVTKPTPEMLEAMFSAQVGDDTFKADPTVNALEEKAAQLFDKQGALFCPSGTMTNQIAIKAHTTPGGQIICSNLSHIYNYEGGGISFNSGANCKFVDTEKGFFTANQVADAIHPLENLHLAETQLISLENTTNKGGGAIWDFEEIKKIRKVAETHQLPIHLDGARLFNALVETGETTQQFGAQFDSISICLSKGLGCPVGSLIIGDHDFIQKAMRIRKLFGGMMRQSGYLAAAGLYALEHHVDRLKEDHQRAKMIAQTLLQCSFIKEVENVETNIVIFYLQDHIQEQFFIKKLQEKDIHIISMGEGKLRITTHLDFTDNMLNYFLETLSKLTI, from the coding sequence ATGAAAGTTAATTTAATTTCCGATACCGTTACAAAACCTACTCCTGAAATGCTTGAAGCTATGTTCTCTGCTCAAGTTGGAGATGATACTTTTAAAGCTGATCCAACGGTAAATGCATTAGAGGAAAAAGCAGCTCAACTTTTTGATAAACAAGGGGCGTTGTTTTGTCCATCTGGAACTATGACCAATCAAATTGCTATTAAAGCTCATACTACTCCTGGAGGACAAATTATATGCAGTAATCTTTCTCATATTTACAATTATGAAGGAGGTGGAATTTCATTTAACTCGGGTGCAAATTGTAAATTTGTTGATACAGAGAAAGGATTTTTTACCGCCAATCAGGTTGCTGATGCCATTCATCCTTTAGAAAATTTACATTTAGCTGAAACCCAATTAATTTCTCTAGAAAATACTACCAATAAAGGAGGAGGAGCTATATGGGATTTTGAAGAAATTAAAAAAATACGAAAAGTGGCTGAAACACATCAATTACCTATACATTTAGATGGTGCCCGTTTATTTAATGCTTTAGTTGAAACAGGGGAAACCACGCAACAATTTGGGGCACAATTTGACTCTATTTCGATTTGTTTATCTAAAGGGTTGGGATGCCCTGTAGGTTCTCTAATTATTGGAGATCACGATTTCATTCAGAAGGCAATGCGTATTCGAAAATTATTTGGAGGAATGATGCGTCAATCAGGTTATTTAGCTGCAGCAGGTTTATATGCTTTAGAGCATCATGTTGATCGACTAAAGGAAGATCATCAACGTGCAAAAATGATTGCCCAAACACTCTTACAATGTTCTTTTATTAAAGAAGTAGAAAATGTTGAAACCAACATTGTTATTTTTTACCTTCAAGATCATATACAAGAGCAATTCTTTATTAAAAAATTACAAGAAAAAGATATTCATATTATTTCAATGGGAGAGGGTAAATTACGAATTACTACTCATTTAGATTTTACAGACAATATGTTAAATTATTTTTTAGAAACTCTATCTAAACTAACTATTTAA
- a CDS encoding non-specific serine/threonine protein kinase (KEGG: ngi:103751793 titin), whose amino-acid sequence MEPKKSEKANLDKYGNLFVFLGFLLMSGLAYTLINWRQTTVTEIAPPQEIVYEEVEETFEFEEIPEEIPEEIPEEVEVEVPPPEIVEIEQVEDTKEIEKIETPDIDPEKTPPPPPPPAAKPKKGKPAPPPPKKPKKADIKKVKEVFDYKKVAQKPVFPGCEGKTGKELDQCNSKMAQKELLRKLEYPEDAVEEERTGTAYVKFVIDQNGAVTGAKILRSSKHKDLDKAAIAGVSRMFTSKKKRIQPGKTQSGQAVKVTYQVPVKFRLEQ is encoded by the coding sequence ATGGAGCCAAAGAAAAGTGAGAAGGCAAATTTAGATAAGTATGGGAACCTATTTGTATTCTTAGGATTCTTACTAATGTCTGGGTTGGCTTATACATTAATTAACTGGAGACAAACGACGGTTACAGAAATTGCACCGCCGCAAGAAATTGTCTATGAAGAGGTAGAAGAAACATTTGAATTTGAAGAAATTCCTGAAGAGATTCCTGAGGAAATTCCTGAAGAAGTAGAGGTTGAAGTACCTCCTCCAGAAATTGTGGAAATTGAGCAGGTAGAAGATACAAAGGAGATTGAAAAAATTGAGACTCCGGATATTGATCCTGAGAAAACACCACCACCTCCGCCACCACCAGCTGCAAAACCTAAAAAAGGTAAACCAGCTCCACCTCCACCGAAAAAGCCAAAGAAGGCTGATATTAAAAAGGTAAAAGAAGTTTTTGACTATAAAAAAGTAGCACAAAAACCCGTTTTCCCTGGATGTGAAGGTAAAACAGGTAAGGAGTTAGATCAATGTAATTCGAAAATGGCTCAGAAAGAATTATTAAGAAAATTAGAATATCCTGAAGATGCTGTTGAAGAAGAAAGAACAGGTACTGCTTATGTAAAGTTTGTTATTGATCAAAATGGAGCAGTTACAGGAGCTAAAATTCTTAGATCGAGTAAACATAAAGATTTAGATAAAGCGGCTATTGCTGGGGTAAGTAGAATGTTTACAAGTAAAAAGAAAAGAATCCAACCTGGTAAGACGCAATCAGGTCAGGCTGTAAAGGTAACCTACCAAGTACCCGTTAAGTTTAGATTAGAACAATAA
- a CDS encoding glycine cleavage system H protein (The glycine cleavage system catalyzes the degradation of glycine. The H protein shuttles the methylamine group of glycine from the P protein to the T protein; Is also involved in protein lipoylation via its role as an octanoyl/lipoyl carrier protein intermediate; Belongs to the GcvH family; Contains 1 lipoyl-binding domain.) — translation MNIPSDLKYTKDHEWVKIEGDIATVGITDFAQGELGDIVYVDIEKEGEEVEAGEVFGTVEAVKTVSDLLMPITGEIIEFNEDLESEPEKVNTDAYGEGWMIKVKISDGASTDELISADDYKAIIG, via the coding sequence ATGAACATACCATCAGATTTAAAGTACACAAAAGACCATGAATGGGTAAAAATAGAAGGTGATATAGCAACTGTAGGAATCACTGATTTTGCTCAAGGAGAATTAGGTGACATTGTTTATGTTGATATTGAAAAAGAAGGAGAAGAAGTAGAAGCAGGAGAAGTATTTGGTACAGTAGAAGCTGTGAAAACTGTTTCTGATTTATTGATGCCTATTACGGGAGAAATTATTGAATTTAATGAAGACTTAGAATCGGAGCCTGAAAAAGTAAATACAGATGCTTATGGTGAAGGTTGGATGATCAAAGTGAAAATTTCAGATGGAGCAAGTACTGATGAATTGATTTCAGCAGATGATTATAAAGCGATTATTGGATAA
- the ruvA gene encoding DNA helicase (The RuvA-RuvB complex in the presence of ATP renatures cruciform structure in supercoiled DNA with palindromic sequence, indicating that it may promote strand exchange reactions in homologous recombination. RuvAB is a helicase that mediates the Holliday junction migration by localized denaturation and reannealing. RuvA stimulates, in the presence of DNA, the weak ATPase activity of RuvB; Belongs to the RuvA family.; KEGG: fbc:FB2170_03025 holliday junction DNA helicase RuvA), whose amino-acid sequence MITHIQGKLVEKNPSYAIIDCNGVGYYINITINTYEKIPNKEAIKLFTHLIVREDSQTLYGFYDTIEREMFKLLVNVNGVGPSTARMVLSTLTPKEFQEAVVTNNVNVVKSVKGIGPKSAQRIIIELKDKLDKDLDINNLSLPTENKIKEEALNALEVLGFTKKQVEKVIDGFLKTDPKISVEELIKQTLKKI is encoded by the coding sequence ATGATTACACATATTCAAGGAAAATTAGTTGAAAAAAATCCATCATATGCCATTATTGATTGTAATGGAGTAGGTTACTACATTAATATTACAATTAATACCTATGAAAAAATACCGAATAAAGAAGCCATAAAATTGTTTACTCATTTAATAGTTCGGGAAGATTCTCAAACTTTATATGGATTTTATGATACAATTGAACGAGAAATGTTTAAATTGCTTGTAAATGTAAATGGAGTTGGTCCTAGTACCGCACGTATGGTTTTATCTACGTTAACACCAAAAGAGTTTCAAGAAGCTGTAGTTACAAATAATGTTAATGTCGTAAAAAGTGTTAAAGGAATTGGTCCAAAATCGGCTCAAAGAATTATTATTGAGTTAAAAGATAAATTAGATAAAGATTTAGATATAAATAATTTATCTTTACCAACTGAAAATAAAATCAAAGAAGAAGCGTTAAATGCTTTAGAGGTTCTTGGATTTACTAAAAAACAAGTTGAAAAAGTTATAGATGGTTTTTTAAAAACAGATCCAAAAATCTCTGTAGAAGAATTAATTAAACAGACATTAAAAAAAATCTAG